From a single Triplophysa rosa linkage group LG1, Trosa_1v2, whole genome shotgun sequence genomic region:
- the mdka gene encoding midkine a, with protein MRGLFSTLLMLLVALMIVTTEAGKNKKERSKNGKGGGDCTEWRYGSCVANNGNCGAGMREGTCNEQTKKVKCKVPCNWKKDFGADCKYKFGNWGECDVATSTKSRSGTLQKALYNVDCQQTISVSKPCTTKVKNKPKGKKGKGKGN; from the exons ATGCGTGGCTTGTTTTCCACCCTTCTCATGCTGCTTGTGGCCTTAATGATCGTCACTACAGAGGCTGGAAAAAACAAGAAAG AGAGGAGTAAGAATGGTAAGGGAGGTGGAGATTGTACAGAGTGGCGCTATGGCAGCTGTGTGGCCAATAATGGAAACTGTGGAGCGGGCATGAGAGAGGGCACCTGTAATGAGCAGACCAAGAAAGTCAAATGCAAAGTGCCCTGCAACTGGAAGAAAGACTTTGGAG CTGACTGCAAGTATAAGTTTGGTAACTGGGGTGAGTGTGATGTAGCCACAAGCACAAAGAGCCGTTCTGGGACGCTGCAGAAGGCTCTCTATAATGTTGACTGTCAGCAAACCATCTCTGTCTCCAAACCCTGCACCACCAAGGTCAAAAACAAACCCAAAG GAAAGAAAGGAAAGGGTAAAGGGAATTAA